agcttctgcgcaagagaaCCCAGCAGCAAACTCGCCACCGACTACGTAATGAATCCCACCCACGTAATCACGGGCAGagtaaaatttaaaggcaaatgtcataattaatgacacacaaaataaagccaaatggccactacatatcttcggtgaaaaccagcatctgcagttccttgctgcacaCTAAAGTAAATGGAACTCActaaacaaacacactcaccttcACTTGGAACCAGGCATCTTGTGAACAAAGCCGGATGTCACAGGCTGTGATCAGATCTATACCTGgccaggagagaaggagagagagagggagagtgagctcACTGGAGACAAGGTTCTGTTCCCGGAGTGGGGACCAGGCAGCTTCCCTGTACATGCGCAGGTACAGAAGGACAGCAAGGGAAGTCATTAGCCTGCAGTACCACCTCCTGGACGTGACTAAGACACTTCTGAGGCCCCGCCAGGGCTGATACTGGTTTTGATATAGTTTTGTCACGTACTGGGTGTCCAAGTTGGGAGGTTTTGTTGGACTGGCCATGGTGGTAgagctggccacactctcatttcacccctgccaccgggaagaaggtacaggaacctgaaaactgcaacctccaaataagctctgaactacatagacttgggggcattggtttgttttttttgcactattattcttggtttgtgtgtgtgtgtgtgtgtgtacacacacacatgtggagctggcggcctcttgctggaacttctagagctccaaagctgtggagcctgtggacatTCCCCGTCGGCCATCTcactctgctgggaggtcaacaaggtTCGGgccgaccaaagagcgtctttcatccCGACAGGGGTGGGAGTGTACGACTCGCAACTGACTGGGTCACGAGGCAGAGGTTGTCTGGAAGACCGTTCCGATATGGTGTCATTCAAGCTATCTTTTCTTTGGGTGAGTTTagattgttattgtcacgtgcgcTGAGGTTCAGTGTGAAGCTTttcattgcgtgctatccagtcagtggaaagactatacatgatggcacacaaagctggagtaactcagctggacaggcagcatctctggagagaaggactgaatggctgacgtttcgggtcgagacccttcttcaaagtgaagaagggtctcgacccgaaatgtcacccattccctctcttcagagatgctgcctgtcccgctgagttactccagctttgtgtgtctatcttcggttttaaccagcatctacacatacatgattacaatcaagccttccacaatGAAGAGATGCTGGATacagggagtaacgtttagtgcaaggtaaagtccagtaaagtgcaattaaagatatttcaagggtctccaatgaggtagatgggaggtcagcactgctctcaggttggtgagaggacggttcagttacctgataacagctgggaggaaactgtccctgaatctggaggtgtgcgttttcaaacttctgtacttcttgtctgctgggagaggggagaagagggagtggccggggtgagactggtccttgatgatgctgctggccttgccgaggcagcgtgaggtgtagatggagccagtggaagggaggttgggttgtgtgatggtctgggctgtggggGGAGAGTTGGGTCGTGAGAGTGACGTGAAGAGCGTCATTATAGATGTGGATGGAGATGAGCTGGACGGGCAGCTTGGCAAGGGTCCGTTCCCTCAGTTCTACGATGATTAAAGCGATGCTGAGAACTCACCTCCCCCGATGCAGGCACTGTGTATGGCGGCAATGACTGGCTTGGGGCACTGCAAAAGAACACAAGGTAAATCTAGACTGTGGGCGTGAGGAGCAGCCATTCTCACCTTGTTGGGGAGCATGCAGGCTGGAATTCTCCTGTGCACgaatgcacagcggtagagttgctgcctcacagcgccagagacccgggttcgatcctgactacgggtgctgtctgtacggagtttgtacattctccctatgatcgcgtgggttttctcagaagtcttcggtttcctcccacactccaaagacgtgtgtgtaggatagtgttaatgtgcggggatcgctggtcggtgcggactcggtggaccgaagggcctgtttccggtctgtatctctaaactaaactaagcaacctGCTAAAgttacttagtgggacaggcagcatctctggatagacggaatgacccattccttctctctagagatgctgcctgccccgctgaattactccagcattttgtgtctatcttcggtgtaaaccagcatctgcagttccttcctacacagcctagcaacctgtacatatttgggcaatgggaggaaactggagcacccggcagAAATCCGAGGGTTCACAGACAGCACTAGATGTCAGGTTCGAATCCAGGTCCTTGGAACCGTGAGACACCAGTTCTACTATCGATGCCACTGTGCACACTTAATTTATGCACATAAATATAATTTATACCCCAGATCTCTAGGTAGCAATTCCTCACCTAATTCTTCCTACCAAAATGTGACAATTCACCTCTCATTCACCCGTCCCACCAGCTTGCttatctcctcacagttcacgcttATTCCATACATTGTGTGGTCTGCAAAATTAGGAACTACCTTATTCACTCAGGCCTGAGTAATTGATATACATGGGTAACTCATCTGCACCATGTGGTATTTAACACCACAAATTAAATAGAATGTGAGAGATGAATTAGGGAACAATATTTGTGGGCCGAATTGGCTATAACGTGATTTTGATTGGgaacttaaaagttactttggaaaataATGTaggaaaaaaagctgtcttggaaTAAACAGTCCGGGGAAAAATAAtactgtttccatgtaacctccccgGATTAATCGGACACCATTGTCTCTTATGAGCAGTCTGTCAGTTTCACTGAAATTGACAAGAAATTACTTCTATTGACACATACCACTAGTCAATGTCACCTTTAGTATTTGTAGATTCCCCTCATCAGTCCTACCTTCTCTATCGCGCTGAAGCTTTCCTGAAACCGGAGGATGGTGTTCCGGAGCTTCCACGCTTTACGGGCTACATCCGTTTCTTCCGACTGCAACATGTCTCCTGCCATGTCCATCAGATCAATTCCTGCACGAGACCCCCAACATCATCATTGACTCCCCGCTGCTGGGTTAAATTAACCATCCGAGCACTTCACCACACAGCCCTTCTCTCAGCTCCACCCCACAGCCCCATCCCGTCCTGTCCCCTCCGCCCCACAGCCCAACTCTCAGCTCCCTCCACCATCCGACCCACATACTCACTCTCACAAAGCCCCACTCACACTATGCCCACTGCACAGCCCAACTCAGCTCCACCCCACCCCCTGTCCCTCCACCCTTCGCCCTACTCTCCCCCActgctcccaccccccccccccccccccccccccactcttcctgacccacctcccactccccctccacctcacacCCTCTGTTGTGCCGCACCAGGGATCAAAATTGAACCgggggttgctggagctgtgcagcTCAATGTACAACACTGAACCTGCAGAAAGACCGGGACTCTGGGCTCTGCGGCAAACTCATTGCCATCATAGCTCTTCTCAATCAGAGCTCTCTTGTGGATGCCTTACACATCATTCCAAACATTTACATCACGGATTACTGTCAAAACATAAGGTCGGTAGACactacatgctggagtaactcagcgggacaggcagcatctctggagagaaggaatgggtgacgtttcgggtcgagatcctttttcagtctcagacaaacacacaaactaaaaacacaatgCCAATGTTACAGGAGAATCTTCACACAGTTAAACTATTGGACTAGGCGTGTCGATGCCAGTATATCCTTGGGGTTATCATCatataatacccgggatggcgggactgacatacgacGAAAGAATGGATgaaccgtaccccgttcctgctttctccccatatctcccgattccattagccctaagagctaaatctaactctctcttgcaaacatccagtgaattggcctccactgccttctgtggcagataattccacagattcacaacagaaggagcaaagaggtccttctgcagttgtacagggccctagtgagaccacacctggactattgtgtgcagttttggtcccctaatttgaggaaggatattcttgctattgagggagtgcagcgtaggtttacaaggttaattccaaggatggcgggactgtcatatgtggagagaatggagcggctgggcttgtaaactctggagtttagaaggttgagagggcatcttattgaaacatataagattgttaagggtttggatacgctagaggcaggaaacatgttcccgatgttgggggagtccagaactaggggccacagtttaagaataaggggtaggccatttagaacggagacgaggaaacactttttctcacagagagttgtgagtctgtggaattctctgcctcagaggacggtggaggccgattctctggatactttcaagagagagctagatagggctcttaaagataggggaacggagtactgatttgggatgatcagtcatgatcacattgaatggcggtgctggttcgaagggccgaatggcctactcctgcacctattgtctctgcgtgaaaaagtatttcctcatctcagtcctaaatggcctaccccttattcttaaactgtgacccctggttccggactcgaatgtgtgacgtttcaggacgagacccttcttaagaccagaaacgtcacccattccttctctccagtgatgctacctgtccagctgagttactccagctttttgtgtctatctttggtttaaaccagcctccgCAGATCCTTCTTACTCATATCCAGGTGCCTATTTAATAGCCTCTTAAAGACCACCATATCGGCCTCTACCGCCATccttggcagcgcattccaggcaagcCCCATCCTCCATGTAAAGCAAATCTCCTTTCAAAGTTGCCAGTCTTTCTTTACAAATTGAACACACAAAGGCCACGCAGCCCACAATCCTTGCGCACCTTCTGTAGGGATCTGCGTTTTAATAACTGCAGCGATAAACATGGACGTTCACACAGCACTCACTGGGCTCTCGTGCTTTGTGCCAGTGTTGGGGCCACATTTACCTGCAGTAAACATCTTTCCAGCTCCTGAGATCACCACCACTCGGAAGTCGCTGTCCTGGGCTACTCTGTCGAAGCATTCCACCATCTCTCTGTTGGATAAAGGCACAGTTGTTGCTGGTTATGAATCAAATCCAGCGAAGAAAAAAGACTTGAAGTGATTTAAAACTACAGCGAATATTCATCagtaataggaacagaattaggccattcggcccatcaagtctattccgccattcaatcatggctggctgatctatctctctcctacgcccattctcctgccttctccccataaccaacacccgtactaagcaagaatctatctatctctgcctttaaaatatccactgatctccgtagcaaagaattccacagattctccacccaccGACtacagaaatgtctcctcatctcctccctaaaggaacgtcctttaattctgaggctacaacctcaggtcctacactctcccactagtggaaacatcctctccacatccactctatccaatgtCTTGGGGTTGTCCTCTGTGCGGGTACGGGGGGCCAAATCTTGGCAAGCTACCTTTAGGTGACATGTTATTGCCCAGTGAACCgggaatgaagggggggggggtccggTGGGAGGGTCGCACGTTGCCAGGTGCGGCGGCAGGCCAGGTACGCCGCTGCGAGCAGAAGATAAGTCTGTTGGatatgcaacattttttttgtaacaATCGGCGTCAGAaacatggcgacacttgtgtgctgcctcggtgaggtctgctgtattgttttaccggaggtagacacaaaaagctggagtaacccagcgggacagaccgcatctctggagagaaggatggggggacgttttgggtcgagacccttcttcagactgttttttaCCGATTTTCATGCAGAAACAaaagcatgtgacaataagttgaagaaggaactgcagatgctggaaaaatcgaaggtagacaaaaatgctggagaaactcagcgggtgaggcagcatctatggagcgaaggcataggtgacgtttcaagtcgagaccctccttcaaagtataattgaattcattgtacagtgaaaacctttgttttgcatgctatccaattagttattttaatatataattgGATAATACTATCAAATTAGATGATTtgaccagcgatgctgcctgacccactgcttagattttactttagactttagagctactgcacagaaacaggcccttcggcccattgagtccatgccgatcagcgatcacctcttacactagcactatcctacacactaggcacaatttacaatttaatcaaagccaattgcccgacaaacctgcatgtctttggagtgtgggaggaaattggagcacctggagaaaacccacgcaggtcacagggagaacgtgcaaattttcttttagtttagtttagagatacagcacagaaacaggccgcttGGCCCACctcgtccgagccgaccagcaatcctcgcacactaacactatcctacacccactagggatcatttttcatttataccaagccaattaacctacaaacctgtacgtctttggagtgtgggaggaaaccgaagatctcggagaaaacccatgcagatcacggggagaacgtacaaactccgtacagacagcgcccgcagtcgggatcgaacccgggtctccggcgctgcattcgctgtgaggcagcaactctaccactgagccaccaccCTACCACTGCCCTTATAGAAGTTAATAAGACAAAAATACCACAAACTGGGTCCTTGTTTTCCTGTGTaggaactggtttaaatcgaaggtaaatgttggagtaactcatccagaatcgaacccgggtacctggcgctgtgaggcagcaactctactgctgcgccaccgtgccgcctacactccagcactttgtgtctttttttttgtaaagcagcacctgcgtTTCCTTGTGTCTACCACTACACTCCAGTCCCCGTGGGCAGCAGTTGGCCAGCAGTTGCACTCTCAGGTAGTGAACAAGATGGATAGTGACCTCCAGAGGATCTTGTTCATGGCGTTCCTCTTCTCGGGCCGGTTCAGTTCCACGTGCAGCACGCTGTCCCCTACCCGCGTGGCGCGCAGGCTCTCGAAGCTGTAGggggctgccgccgccgccgacatGCCCCGTGACCCCACCAGCATCGCCTGTGACACCCGGCCTGTGGGTCAAACACCAAAagtcagagagagatagagagagagcggAATGAAAGCGGGAGAAGAAAATTCAGATGCTCAGTTTAGCTGGGGAAAGGGgctgggaatggaggggcatGAACCCAGGCCAGACccaggagtgtttaagaaggaactgcagatgctggaaaaactgaggtagacaaaagtgctggagaaactcagcgggtgcagcagcatctatggagcgaaggaaataggcaacgtttcgtcccgaaacgttgcctatttccttcgctccatagaagctgctgtatccgctgagtttctccagcacttttatctaccagaCACAGGAGGGGTCAGGGGGCAGAGGGCGAGAATCACAGCCAGACAGACGGTCACAGTAGGTAACATGAGGGAGGCAGAGGACTCACTTCCCACAGTCAGCCACCAgccacccccccctcactccacccagatatcagtttagtttagttcagagatacaccgtggaCACATatgcaacatgttcccgatgttgggggagtccagaaccaagtcaaatcaagtcaagtcaagtttattcgtcacatacacatacgagatgtgcagtgaaatgaaaagtggcaatgctcgcggacttttgtgcaaaaagacaaacaaacaaccaaa
The nucleotide sequence above comes from Amblyraja radiata isolate CabotCenter1 chromosome 41, sAmbRad1.1.pri, whole genome shotgun sequence. Encoded proteins:
- the ech1 gene encoding delta(3,5)-Delta(2,4)-dienoyl-CoA isomerase, mitochondrial: MAARVAQGARTVRRVSQAMLVGSRGMSAAAAAPYSFESLRATRVGDSVLHVELNRPEKRNAMNKILWREMVECFDRVAQDSDFRVVVISGAGKMFTAGIDLMDMAGDMLQSEETDVARKAWKLRNTILRFQESFSAIEKCPKPVIAAIHSACIGGGIDLITACDIRLCSQDAWFQVKEVDIGMAADVGTLQRLPKVIGNASLVNELVYTARKMMADEAMSCGLVSRVFQGKEALLEGAFHLASEIASKSPLAVQGSKLNMIYSRDHSVKEGLDYIATWNMSMLQTEDIVKSAQAVMEKKTPKDITYSKL